Proteins co-encoded in one Bacillus spongiae genomic window:
- a CDS encoding S8 family serine peptidase — protein sequence MNKVFVKTLISVTLATGFVTGGAIFSLAAEKQVTEKQGKNLYVIAFESELPKEYEEIIEKAGGQVVKVLPEVGGIQAQSDEPAFLSNLKKVQSIEVANEEVPLALNQPATIPNLSQKAFINEQGNLWDLQWDIQRVTNNEKSYEIETGGYENDKGEIVHKAVVGVIDTGIDPSHPDLQKNLLGGQNLVPPGMDATETGDPNDIVDRNGHGTHVSGIIAANGNVKGVGPDLGIRTYRVFYSELPQTLPSFIIDGIISATNDNVDVINMSLRLYNSSKTIIQGETYKTTADTLLWKRAIQYALKNDVIVVAASGNESLNLDDKKQVSDFLNVTYEPFGISFKGPTTVVPAQMPGVINVSASNKWSKQELAFFSNYGHSAIDVAAPGGDLGAKYAETFDPATADITNLILSTWPTYLSMPAMPYAYEAGTSMAAPQVAGIAGVIKAANPDFTPSQVSAIIKQTAIDYGKPGQDALYGSGEANAYRALMDVKK from the coding sequence ATGAATAAAGTTTTTGTGAAAACCTTAATTTCCGTGACATTAGCAACCGGATTCGTAACAGGAGGAGCAATATTTAGCCTAGCTGCAGAAAAACAAGTAACGGAAAAACAGGGGAAAAACCTGTATGTGATTGCATTTGAAAGCGAGTTGCCAAAGGAATATGAAGAAATAATCGAGAAAGCAGGTGGGCAAGTGGTGAAAGTACTCCCAGAAGTGGGAGGGATCCAAGCACAGTCCGATGAACCTGCCTTTCTAAGTAATCTAAAAAAAGTGCAATCCATTGAAGTTGCCAATGAAGAAGTGCCACTTGCATTAAACCAACCAGCAACGATTCCGAACCTTTCACAAAAAGCATTCATCAATGAGCAAGGAAATCTATGGGACTTGCAATGGGACATTCAAAGGGTAACGAATAATGAGAAATCGTATGAAATTGAAACTGGTGGATATGAAAATGATAAGGGAGAAATTGTACACAAAGCGGTAGTAGGGGTTATAGATACAGGGATTGATCCTTCACATCCAGATTTGCAGAAGAATCTTCTCGGTGGACAAAACCTCGTCCCTCCCGGAATGGATGCAACGGAAACCGGAGATCCGAATGACATCGTGGACCGAAATGGACATGGGACACATGTGTCTGGAATCATTGCAGCAAATGGAAATGTCAAAGGGGTTGGACCAGACTTAGGGATTCGTACCTATCGCGTATTCTATTCGGAACTTCCTCAGACTCTTCCATCCTTTATTATTGATGGCATTATTTCAGCTACGAACGATAATGTAGACGTGATTAATATGTCTCTTCGACTTTATAACTCTTCGAAAACAATCATCCAAGGAGAAACCTATAAAACAACGGCTGATACGTTATTATGGAAACGCGCGATCCAATACGCTCTGAAGAATGATGTAATAGTAGTAGCAGCGAGTGGGAATGAAAGCTTGAACTTGGATGACAAGAAGCAGGTTAGTGATTTCTTAAACGTCACTTACGAACCATTCGGAATCTCATTCAAGGGACCAACAACTGTTGTACCGGCACAAATGCCTGGTGTGATCAATGTGTCTGCTTCGAACAAATGGTCCAAACAGGAACTTGCCTTTTTCTCCAACTATGGACATAGTGCGATTGATGTAGCAGCTCCTGGAGGAGACCTTGGTGCTAAATATGCTGAAACCTTTGATCCAGCCACAGCGGATATTACAAACTTAATCCTTAGTACATGGCCAACCTACTTAAGTATGCCTGCTATGCCTTATGCTTATGAGGCGGGTACATCGATGGCTGCTCCTCAAGTAGCTGGGATTGCGGGTGTCATTAAAGCTGCAAACCCTGATTTTACACCTTCACAAGTATCGGCAATTATTAAACAAACAGCTATTGACTACGGAAAACCAGGTCAAGATGCTTTATATGGTTCTGGGGAAGCCAATGCTTATCGAGCATTGATGGATGTAAAGAAATAG
- a CDS encoding right-handed parallel beta-helix repeat-containing protein: MNWEQVKIKPILVLFLFSFLLIIFFIIGFFLFQQKVLIVGDGFEFTTIQSAVDQSEPGDIILVTDSLSPYAEPVEIMNKTGISIIGIGKPVLDGSTLPAGSNGISISNSSRIRVKGLTIQEYIFDGFGGGNGIIVENSSDLNLFVKNKLISNGEFGFFAFESSRNLVLSNKTNQNLDGIRIDLSEKDIVIGNESNDNEVFGILISSPNSLTLGNVMERNDTGIDAQDQEIFIANKIIDSTGEDVFEVDGSENILIGNKVIRTIDEDGIKIDGDFNILIGNVAIENGETGLIIDDDTQNNIVIGNRLLNNGEDGLLVDEDTLDHLVMNNKMIGNQRNGIRIADRTFNIMFKRNVVKENTIGIFLRNDLETFDQEIKIINNKIIGNIEEGILFGGAIANTINHNTIHRNGIGIRFTEDEDGTLAQENVISHNSITKNEGDGIMFEESLNNTIEKNHILSNGAVGLFLDVDSTGNQVLNNRAFFNFILDIQDDDNNIFQGNKCGTSFGPVDCPN, encoded by the coding sequence ATGAATTGGGAACAAGTTAAAATTAAACCAATTCTTGTTTTATTCTTGTTCTCCTTTCTGTTAATCATCTTCTTCATAATAGGATTTTTCTTGTTCCAACAGAAGGTCCTTATAGTAGGAGATGGCTTTGAGTTTACCACGATTCAATCTGCAGTGGATCAATCGGAGCCTGGAGATATTATTCTCGTGACAGACTCGTTAAGTCCTTACGCAGAACCGGTGGAAATTATGAATAAAACGGGGATATCCATTATCGGGATCGGAAAACCGGTTTTAGATGGCTCCACGTTACCTGCAGGAAGTAACGGGATATCCATTTCAAATTCATCAAGAATAAGAGTGAAAGGGTTAACGATTCAAGAATACATTTTCGATGGATTTGGGGGTGGAAATGGAATCATTGTTGAAAATTCCTCCGACCTGAATCTCTTTGTGAAAAATAAGTTAATAAGCAATGGAGAATTTGGGTTTTTCGCATTCGAATCATCGAGAAATCTTGTGTTAAGCAATAAAACCAATCAGAACCTCGATGGCATAAGAATCGACCTTTCCGAAAAGGATATCGTGATTGGAAATGAAAGTAATGATAATGAAGTTTTTGGGATTCTTATCTCCTCTCCTAATAGTCTGACCTTAGGGAATGTGATGGAAAGAAATGATACAGGGATTGACGCTCAAGACCAGGAAATTTTTATTGCAAATAAGATTATTGATAGTACAGGTGAGGATGTATTTGAAGTTGATGGGAGTGAAAATATATTAATTGGAAATAAAGTGATTAGAACAATAGATGAAGACGGCATTAAAATTGATGGAGATTTTAATATTCTGATTGGGAATGTAGCTATTGAAAATGGAGAGACAGGTCTTATTATCGATGATGATACTCAGAATAATATTGTCATAGGTAATCGATTACTTAACAATGGGGAGGATGGGCTCCTTGTAGATGAAGATACTCTGGATCATCTCGTGATGAATAACAAAATGATTGGCAATCAGCGGAATGGAATTCGTATTGCGGATCGAACCTTTAATATCATGTTTAAACGAAACGTAGTCAAGGAAAATACAATTGGTATCTTTCTTCGGAACGATCTAGAAACCTTTGATCAAGAAATTAAGATTATAAATAATAAAATTATTGGAAACATTGAAGAAGGTATTCTTTTTGGGGGTGCCATTGCCAACACCATTAATCACAATACTATCCATCGAAATGGAATTGGGATTAGATTTACAGAAGATGAAGACGGAACACTTGCGCAAGAGAATGTAATCAGCCATAATTCGATTACAAAAAACGAAGGTGACGGAATTATGTTTGAAGAAAGTCTTAATAATACGATTGAGAAAAATCATATTCTTTCTAATGGAGCTGTCGGGTTATTTTTAGATGTTGACTCAACGGGCAATCAAGTACTTAACAATCGAGCATTCTTCAATTTCATCCTTGATATTCAAGATGATGACAATAATATCTTTCAAGGAAATAAGTGTGGGACATCGTTTGGACCAGTGGATTGTCCAAATTAA
- a CDS encoding MepB family protein has product MTGFLKALTHLNEIIYEPNHLTLKSIQEEKQNSNYGAGTFQLASRSVRFRIAKKTPTKVGQFVSFWEKDENNKNQPFSYEQAPDLLVINTSMNINEFGQFIFPKGILYKQNIFKTNTTNGKMAMRVYPSWDSPTSKVAIKTQEWQLPYFIDMSNTDNLPIQKILELYSQ; this is encoded by the coding sequence GTGACAGGTTTTTTAAAAGCATTAACTCATTTAAATGAAATTATTTATGAACCTAATCATTTAACGTTAAAATCGATTCAAGAAGAAAAACAAAATTCTAATTATGGTGCTGGAACATTTCAACTAGCTTCTAGGTCAGTTCGCTTTAGAATCGCAAAAAAAACACCCACTAAAGTAGGTCAGTTTGTTTCCTTTTGGGAAAAAGATGAAAATAATAAAAATCAACCCTTTTCATATGAACAGGCACCTGATTTATTGGTTATTAATACCTCGATGAATATTAATGAGTTTGGTCAATTTATTTTCCCAAAAGGAATTCTTTATAAACAAAATATTTTTAAAACAAATACTACCAATGGCAAAATGGCAATGAGAGTTTATCCTAGTTGGGATAGTCCGACGAGCAAAGTAGCGATTAAAACACAAGAATGGCAGCTACCTTATTTTATTGATATGAGTAATACTGATAATTTACCCATACAAAAAATACTAGAACTGTATTCTCAGTAA
- a CDS encoding right-handed parallel beta-helix repeat-containing protein, whose product MGVSTRKNLLLLFIAIVILFFLTVFTIIGIVIFNAKTIVVPDDVDGINLALAEAEEGDIILVKADGGPYFEEVSIDKDNIKLIGIGKEKPIINGTNMLGVGVEINNSNVLVQNFIIQNFATAIRIFDSNHNMIKENDVRGNGFDGVLIDTSNRNIVKGNHIKDNGDDGILLASSDINMIKKNNIEGNDQGILINNESMNNVMGGNEVKGNTNEGISIEETSTNNTLIGNQVMDNGLDGISLQNSLSNLFIKNTVNDNDVHGISLVNSVRNQFKGNTVNANRVDGILLTSSNDNVLKGNTANNNETGDGIFLSTSNGNTIKGNKVNGNGSSGIILSLNSDTNMVLDNFVLDNGNNGIFLNVSNENLIQGNKANDNDLTGILLTSDSNGNDVFFNRAFGNDNLDIRDLNVMPPLNTFIGNICDFSSPPTICE is encoded by the coding sequence GTGGGTGTTTCAACACGAAAAAATTTATTGTTGCTGTTTATAGCGATTGTTATTCTCTTCTTTTTAACTGTCTTCACTATTATTGGAATAGTCATTTTTAATGCAAAGACCATTGTGGTACCTGATGATGTTGATGGGATTAATCTTGCTTTGGCCGAAGCTGAGGAAGGCGATATTATCTTAGTAAAAGCCGACGGCGGTCCATATTTTGAAGAGGTCTCCATTGATAAGGATAATATAAAGCTGATTGGGATTGGGAAAGAAAAGCCTATTATCAATGGAACTAACATGTTAGGAGTAGGAGTAGAGATTAATAATTCTAACGTGCTCGTACAGAATTTTATTATTCAAAATTTTGCTACTGCCATTCGTATTTTTGATTCAAATCACAACATGATTAAGGAAAATGACGTTAGGGGCAATGGTTTTGATGGTGTATTAATAGATACTTCAAATAGGAACATAGTGAAAGGAAATCATATTAAAGACAACGGTGACGATGGAATTCTCTTAGCCAGTTCAGACATCAATATGATTAAAAAAAATAACATAGAGGGTAATGATCAAGGGATATTAATAAATAATGAATCCATGAACAACGTCATGGGTGGAAATGAGGTAAAAGGGAATACAAATGAGGGGATCAGCATAGAAGAAACCTCTACTAACAACACACTTATAGGGAATCAAGTTATGGATAATGGATTGGATGGTATTAGCTTACAAAATTCACTTAGCAACCTATTTATAAAAAACACGGTTAATGATAATGATGTTCATGGAATAAGTTTAGTCAATTCAGTTCGTAACCAATTTAAAGGGAACACGGTTAATGCTAATAGAGTTGATGGGATTTTATTAACCTCCTCTAACGACAACGTCTTGAAAGGGAATACAGCTAATAATAACGAAACAGGCGATGGAATTTTTCTCTCAACTTCTAACGGTAATACGATTAAAGGGAATAAGGTGAATGGGAATGGTAGTAGTGGGATTATCTTATCCCTCAATTCAGATACCAATATGGTTTTAGATAATTTCGTCCTAGATAATGGAAACAATGGGATCTTCCTAAACGTATCTAATGAAAACTTAATTCAAGGGAATAAAGCAAATGATAATGATCTTACTGGTATTTTATTAACCTCAGACTCGAACGGCAATGATGTCTTTTTTAATCGTGCATTTGGTAATGACAATTTAGATATAAGAGACCTTAATGTAATGCCACCTCTTAACACCTTTATAGGGAATATTTGTGATTTTTCTAGTCCCCCTACTATTTGTGAATAG
- a CDS encoding FAD-binding oxidoreductase, with protein sequence MDKKTKLTGKVIYPNDPGYDQARMNWNPFTNAFPIVFVFAQQIEDVSNAVKWGRENNVSIRMRSGRHSLAKDFSQVNGGMVIDVSQMRTIQLDKENGTATVEAGIRVGPLVKALAQKGVLAPFGDSPNVGIGGISTGGGITAVQRTTGLISDNIIAATIVDANGDVLTVDEDNNPDLLWAIRGGGGGNFGIITSYTFKVRSAPFQVGIYEVIWPWEQLEEVIDGWQQWSPTVDVRLGSVLEVFSEENGLLSSRGIFLGGKTELEKLIAPLTAIGTPIKVLVKEVTLLEAIEFWIPNEPLFDVENSAWSSSWVELSLPDEGLNTIREFLENTTGTSNFFFLNSGGQMNSIPTNQTAFFWRSTKYYMEWNAKWTKESKAEKNIELVQQTRTELSPYVIGSYVNVPDLGLKNYGQEYYGDNFERLQQVKAKYDPDNIFNFAQSIPPASSC encoded by the coding sequence ATGGATAAAAAAACAAAATTAACAGGAAAGGTAATTTATCCTAATGACCCTGGGTATGATCAAGCACGTATGAATTGGAATCCTTTTACTAACGCATTTCCCATCGTGTTTGTGTTTGCTCAGCAAATTGAAGATGTTTCTAATGCAGTAAAGTGGGGACGCGAGAATAATGTATCGATTCGGATGAGGAGTGGCAGACACTCACTAGCGAAGGATTTTTCACAAGTAAACGGAGGAATGGTCATTGATGTTAGTCAAATGAGAACCATCCAACTGGATAAAGAAAATGGAACGGCTACGGTTGAAGCCGGAATCCGTGTAGGACCTCTTGTGAAGGCACTTGCTCAGAAGGGGGTATTAGCTCCTTTTGGAGACAGCCCAAACGTTGGAATAGGTGGAATCAGTACGGGTGGTGGAATAACGGCTGTTCAGCGGACAACGGGTTTAATTTCAGACAATATTATAGCAGCCACGATTGTTGATGCAAATGGTGACGTTCTGACTGTTGATGAAGATAACAATCCTGACCTATTATGGGCGATCCGAGGTGGTGGAGGCGGAAACTTTGGAATTATTACATCCTATACGTTTAAAGTCCGCTCAGCTCCTTTTCAAGTAGGGATTTATGAAGTAATATGGCCGTGGGAACAATTAGAGGAAGTAATCGATGGTTGGCAACAATGGTCGCCAACTGTTGATGTAAGATTAGGTTCCGTTTTAGAGGTCTTTTCTGAAGAGAATGGATTACTAAGTTCAAGGGGGATTTTTTTAGGCGGAAAAACAGAGCTAGAAAAATTGATTGCTCCTCTAACTGCGATTGGAACGCCTATCAAGGTTTTGGTTAAAGAGGTTACACTACTAGAAGCTATAGAGTTTTGGATTCCTAATGAACCGTTATTTGACGTCGAAAACTCTGCGTGGTCTTCTAGTTGGGTTGAGCTGTCCTTGCCTGATGAAGGACTTAACACCATTCGAGAATTCCTCGAAAATACAACAGGAACATCTAATTTCTTCTTCCTTAATTCAGGTGGACAAATGAATAGTATCCCAACTAATCAGACTGCTTTCTTCTGGCGGAGTACAAAATATTATATGGAATGGAATGCTAAATGGACAAAGGAATCAAAAGCTGAGAAAAACATTGAATTAGTTCAACAAACACGAACAGAACTTAGCCCATATGTAATCGGTTCGTATGTCAATGTACCAGATTTAGGACTAAAAAATTATGGTCAAGAATACTATGGTGATAACTTTGAACGACTTCAACAGGTCAAAGCAAAATATGATCCTGATAATATTTTTAATTTTGCCCAAAGTATTCCTCCTGCTTCTTCTTGTTAA
- a CDS encoding sensor domain-containing diguanylate cyclase has protein sequence MSELNQLPSPEGCRLLFDQMDDFVYIIERADSIYQCYFANEKANRWFGEPLRGKTVEEVFPNERERRIEKLFDHVFTTQKAHTYEGSCFHYHAAEISLSPVIVEGKCLYIVAIIRNLSPQQRLEKDGDEETIYSIPAERKRIPVNTSLQPDSMENQDDDSEVQRQAELYRLITENTHDLIMITNREGEISYASSSHEKLLEYNVTQMIGRNWNEFIMSTFRDGWNQYVLNVINHEEDSLFECLLSTSTLNEIWIEMKANLIYNQQGTIESIVYVSREITDRKKLEQELKFMAYHDSLTKLPNRRYVKSVFEDMKENVDNANASMALCYIDGDNFKKVNDRYGHDVGDEFIRLFGQTIKQSIRTADILARLGGDEFLLVLPNLQQEKDILQVIKRIQKYLSEGFKIAGQPFFPTSSIGVCIYPNDGTDLDTLMVQADKALYRAKSLGKNQVEFYKEIANYGFGI, from the coding sequence ATGAGTGAATTAAATCAATTACCTTCACCAGAAGGGTGTCGACTGTTATTTGATCAAATGGACGATTTTGTTTATATAATCGAAAGAGCTGATTCTATTTATCAATGTTACTTTGCGAATGAGAAAGCGAATAGATGGTTTGGAGAACCGTTACGAGGCAAAACAGTGGAAGAAGTCTTTCCAAATGAAAGGGAAAGACGGATAGAGAAGCTATTTGATCATGTTTTTACTACTCAAAAGGCCCATACATATGAAGGTTCATGTTTTCATTATCATGCTGCTGAAATATCACTCTCACCGGTTATTGTAGAGGGGAAATGTCTCTATATCGTTGCCATCATTAGAAACCTTTCACCGCAACAACGTTTAGAAAAGGATGGCGATGAAGAGACGATCTATTCCATTCCTGCTGAAAGAAAACGGATTCCCGTAAACACTTCACTTCAACCAGATAGTATGGAGAATCAAGATGACGACTCAGAGGTTCAACGACAAGCAGAATTGTATCGACTTATTACAGAAAATACTCATGATCTCATTATGATTACGAACAGAGAAGGGGAGATTTCTTATGCATCCTCTTCACATGAAAAGTTACTAGAGTATAATGTTACGCAGATGATTGGTCGAAACTGGAATGAATTTATCATGTCCACCTTTCGGGATGGATGGAATCAATATGTATTGAATGTGATAAATCATGAAGAAGATAGCCTTTTTGAGTGTTTACTCTCAACGTCTACTTTGAACGAGATATGGATAGAAATGAAGGCAAATTTGATTTATAACCAACAAGGTACCATCGAGTCTATCGTATATGTTTCAAGAGAGATAACAGACCGTAAGAAGCTGGAACAAGAATTGAAATTCATGGCTTACCATGATAGTTTGACGAAACTTCCCAATCGACGGTACGTAAAAAGTGTATTTGAGGACATGAAAGAAAATGTAGATAATGCCAATGCAAGTATGGCATTGTGTTATATTGATGGAGATAATTTTAAGAAGGTGAATGACCGTTATGGTCATGATGTTGGTGACGAATTTATTCGCCTATTTGGTCAGACCATCAAACAGTCCATTCGAACAGCAGATATACTAGCCCGTTTAGGTGGTGACGAGTTCCTGCTTGTATTACCAAACCTTCAACAAGAGAAGGATATTCTTCAAGTAATCAAAAGGATTCAAAAGTATCTTTCTGAAGGATTTAAGATCGCAGGGCAACCCTTCTTTCCGACAAGTAGCATAGGGGTTTGTATTTATCCAAACGATGGAACCGATTTAGATACATTAATGGTACAAGCAGATAAGGCTTTGTACCGAGCAAAGTCACTAGGAAAGAATCAAGTTGAATTTTACAAAGAAATAGCTAACTATGGATTCGGAATCTGA
- a CDS encoding prenyltransferase/squalene oxidase repeat-containing protein — protein sequence MIDKNRLLKEIQKRVQVIKEKQSENGAWYLCSDPGVLYDSFFVMTLRAIDHSDEAFIQDIVEYIYTQQDDNGAWKLYEDENPGNLTSTLSAYNALLSSGYFKQTDENMKKAEKQILSMGGINNAHFLAKAMLAANSQYKWCLPVPIYSIFIPQTFPLNFFDLSCYARVHFAPMMILNTVKPPVRAESSPDLSHLILPSSNVKETLLSYRPSRKFIHPIKRSALSKTEKYILERIEPDGTLYNYTLATFLMIYSLLALNHDPSDPLILNAISSIKANACQLNGLKHIENAPSTIWDTALLSYSLQEAGVLRDDPVIDQSVNYLIRYQQTEKSDWAIHNPNIAPGGWGFSENNTKNPDIDDTTAVLRAIYLQSKQNPNIMNQWQRGLHWVLSMQNDDGGWPAFEKNVDNFLIGKLPIQYVKEGALDASSADLTGRTLEFLGNYVHYTKDDLFIQKAIEWLKKEQEMDGSWYGKWGVCYIYGTWAAITGLCAVGVDKDDPTIQKAKNWLLSIQQQDGGWGESCSSTIRRRYTHLPYSTITQTAWALDSLIAIHDYPTDEINKGIDCLMSHTINYTYPTGTGFPNLTYFHYHSYSDIFPLLTLSHYYQKYY from the coding sequence TTGATTGATAAAAATCGTTTGTTAAAAGAGATCCAAAAACGTGTACAGGTGATTAAAGAAAAACAATCGGAAAATGGTGCCTGGTATTTATGTAGTGATCCCGGGGTATTGTATGACTCTTTTTTCGTCATGACGTTAAGAGCCATCGACCATTCTGATGAAGCGTTTATCCAAGATATCGTCGAATATATTTATACTCAACAAGATGACAATGGTGCCTGGAAATTGTATGAAGATGAAAACCCAGGAAACTTAACCTCTACTCTCTCCGCCTATAATGCGCTCCTCTCTTCAGGATATTTTAAACAAACGGATGAAAATATGAAAAAAGCAGAAAAGCAAATTCTTTCAATGGGAGGAATAAATAATGCGCATTTTTTAGCTAAAGCAATGTTAGCAGCTAATAGTCAGTATAAATGGTGTTTACCCGTCCCTATCTATAGTATTTTCATCCCACAAACTTTCCCCTTAAATTTTTTTGATTTAAGTTGCTATGCTAGAGTTCATTTTGCTCCGATGATGATTTTAAATACAGTGAAACCTCCTGTCAGAGCGGAATCATCTCCAGATTTATCCCACCTCATTCTCCCTTCATCGAACGTTAAAGAAACATTACTTTCCTATCGACCTTCGCGAAAGTTTATCCACCCGATTAAAAGAAGTGCCTTATCTAAAACAGAAAAATATATTCTTGAAAGGATAGAACCAGATGGGACTCTTTATAATTATACGTTAGCAACTTTTTTAATGATTTATAGCTTATTAGCACTTAACCATGATCCATCTGATCCACTTATTCTTAATGCCATCTCATCGATCAAAGCAAACGCTTGTCAATTAAACGGTCTTAAACATATAGAGAATGCGCCCTCAACCATATGGGATACTGCTTTACTTAGCTATAGTTTACAAGAAGCAGGAGTTCTACGTGATGATCCTGTAATCGATCAATCTGTAAATTATTTAATTCGCTATCAGCAAACCGAGAAAAGTGATTGGGCTATTCATAATCCCAATATTGCTCCAGGCGGATGGGGATTCTCTGAGAATAATACAAAGAACCCTGACATTGATGATACGACGGCAGTGCTCAGAGCAATCTACTTACAATCGAAACAAAACCCAAATATTATGAACCAATGGCAAAGAGGATTACATTGGGTGCTCTCTATGCAAAATGACGACGGGGGTTGGCCAGCTTTCGAGAAAAATGTGGACAACTTTTTAATTGGTAAGCTACCTATCCAATATGTGAAAGAAGGAGCATTGGATGCCTCCTCTGCTGATTTAACCGGTAGAACACTTGAATTTTTAGGGAATTATGTACATTATACGAAGGATGATCTGTTTATTCAAAAAGCCATCGAGTGGTTAAAGAAAGAACAAGAAATGGATGGTTCATGGTACGGAAAGTGGGGCGTTTGTTATATTTATGGTACATGGGCTGCTATTACAGGATTATGTGCCGTCGGTGTTGATAAAGACGACCCAACTATCCAAAAAGCGAAAAATTGGTTGCTCTCAATTCAACAACAGGATGGAGGATGGGGCGAATCCTGTTCTTCTACTATTAGGCGACGATATACTCACCTTCCCTACAGTACGATTACGCAAACAGCTTGGGCATTAGACAGTTTAATTGCTATCCATGATTACCCTACAGACGAAATAAATAAAGGAATCGACTGTTTAATGAGCCATACAATCAATTATACGTATCCAACAGGCACAGGATTTCCCAACCTAACTTATTTTCATTACCATAGCTATAGCGATATCTTCCCTTTATTAACGTTAAGTCATTATTATCAGAAATATTACTAA
- a CDS encoding GNAT family N-acetyltransferase: MKIKQFEDPKTFKDEVYDYLLKNEAKNNLPIGIINQMLEYDRYPDAFLAAVYEEELIGVYVMTPPHALILTCTKGREIDVHQKMIHYLLEKKISIPGVVAEKNCAIHFAGQWEQITGKPFQTKMQQRIYDLHQVTDIPLSEGEFILANRKDIDLVANWIIGFVEDTGEGEITPEDAQKRAVEMIEKEESVYLWKVGGVPVSMARRARHTEKGCSVNFVYTPDAYRKKGYGSSVVKSLSLKLLEKYDFCTLYTDLNYPTSNKIYMEIGYQPVCDSVHIEFA; the protein is encoded by the coding sequence ATGAAAATCAAACAATTCGAAGATCCTAAAACGTTTAAGGATGAAGTCTATGATTATTTACTAAAAAATGAAGCAAAGAATAATTTGCCGATTGGTATTATTAATCAAATGCTTGAATATGATCGCTATCCAGATGCTTTCTTAGCAGCTGTTTATGAGGAAGAACTTATAGGGGTCTACGTGATGACACCTCCCCATGCACTGATTCTAACTTGTACTAAAGGAAGAGAAATAGACGTTCATCAAAAAATGATTCACTACCTTCTCGAGAAAAAGATCTCTATTCCGGGAGTCGTAGCTGAAAAGAATTGTGCGATTCATTTTGCGGGGCAGTGGGAGCAGATTACAGGTAAACCGTTTCAGACGAAAATGCAACAAAGAATTTATGATCTTCATCAAGTTACAGACATTCCGTTGTCAGAAGGAGAGTTTATTCTTGCTAATCGAAAAGATATAGACCTCGTTGCCAACTGGATTATAGGGTTTGTTGAGGATACAGGTGAAGGCGAAATCACTCCTGAAGACGCACAAAAACGAGCGGTGGAGATGATTGAGAAAGAGGAATCGGTATACTTGTGGAAAGTTGGCGGGGTTCCTGTGTCGATGGCAAGGAGAGCAAGACATACAGAAAAAGGTTGTAGTGTTAACTTTGTTTATACACCGGACGCCTATCGTAAAAAGGGTTACGGTAGTTCAGTCGTAAAGTCGTTATCTTTGAAACTATTAGAGAAATACGATTTTTGCACGTTATATACTGATTTAAACTACCCAACCTCCAATAAAATATATATGGAAATAGGCTATCAACCAGTATGTGACTCTGTCCATATTGAGTTTGCATAA